One genomic segment of bacterium includes these proteins:
- a CDS encoding ComF family protein, which translates to MIEMIHEMKFAKRARFARYFSEELYLLMFKHYAQRVQAIVPVPLHRSREWQRTFDQARLMAEHLSDLSGIPVRNLLRRSRNTVPQTFLSGQARRKNLDGAFCLKQRIDLPKSVLLIDDVITTGATLEACSVLLRKAGVRRVYGLTVARAM; encoded by the coding sequence GTGATCGAAATGATTCATGAAATGAAATTTGCAAAGAGGGCGCGTTTCGCGCGTTACTTTTCGGAAGAGTTGTACTTATTAATGTTCAAGCATTATGCGCAACGTGTGCAAGCCATTGTTCCGGTTCCGCTTCATCGATCGCGTGAATGGCAACGAACCTTTGACCAGGCTCGCCTGATGGCAGAACATCTGAGCGATCTTTCCGGAATCCCGGTTCGGAATCTGTTGCGCCGGTCCCGAAATACTGTTCCCCAAACATTTCTCTCCGGTCAGGCGAGACGAAAAAATCTGGACGGAGCATTCTGTTTAAAACAGCGAATCGATCTTCCCAAATCCGTTCTGCTGATCGATGATGTGATCACGACCGGCGCCACGCTGGAAGCATGTTCCGTCCTGCTGAGAAAAGCCGGCGTTCGAAGAGTCTACGGGCTAACAGTCGCGCGAGCAATGTAG